CGAGCTCTTGCGGCTGGCACGCCAAGGCATCAATCGCGTGCTGGACTTGCAGAAGACGGCGGTGAGCTGAATGAGGCCAGCCGGCATTCTGGAAACGGTGCTCTATGCGGCGGATCTCGATGCCGCCGAGGCTTTCTATGAGAAAGTGCTCGGGCTCGAGCGCGTGGCGCGGGTGGACGACCGGCACGTGTTCTTTGCCTGCGGAAACCAGATGCTGCTGATCTTCAACCCGGCCGTGACGCGTCAGCCGCCGAAGCCGGGGATGCTGCCGGTACCGCCCCATGGCGCGGAGGGGCAATGCCACATGTGCTTCCGGGCCAGTCGAGACGAGCTCGCGCAATGGCAGGCGCATCTCGAAGCCCATGGGGTGGCCATCGAATCGGTGGTGGACTGGCCACAGGGCGGCCGCTCCATCTATTTCCGCGACCCCGCCGGCAACTCTATCGAATTCGCGGAGCCGCGCATCTGGGGCTTCTCGTGACGGCGCGGGTGCTGCGGGACGGCCGCCTCGTCGTGGCGACCCACAACCCCGGCAAGCTCCGGGAGATTGCCGATCTGGTGAGGCCGCTCGGGATCGGCACGGTGTCTGCCGGCGAGCTCGGCCTGCCCGAGCCGGAGGAGACCGGCGACAGCTTCACCGCCAATGCGGTGCTGAAGGCGCGCGCCGCGGCGGGCGCGGCGGCGTTGCCGGCCCTCGCGGATGACAGCGGGCTGAGCGTGGACGCGTTGGGCGGTGCGCCCGGCATCTACTCCGCCCGCTGGGCTGGTCCGGCCAAGGACTTCGCCATGGCCATGCGCAACGTGGAGGAGCAGCTGCAGGCGCAGGGCGCCCTCGACCCCGAGCAGCGCCGCGCCCGCTTCGTGTGCGCGCTTGCACTGGCCTGGCCCGATGACCATGTGCAGGTGTTCGAAGGCCGGGTGGAGGGCACGCTGGTGTGGCCGCCGCGCGGCGATCGCGGTTTCGGCTATGATCCGATGTTCCTGCCGGATGGCCACGTGCTGACCTTCGGCGAGATGGACCCGGACGAGAAGCACATGATTTCGCACCGGGCGCGGGCGTTCAAGGCGTTGACGGAGCACGTGCTCAAGGCGCACAGGGATGAGTGACCTCGGCGAGACATCGTTCGGCGTTTATGTGCATTGGCCGTTTTGCCGGGCCAAATGCCCGTATTGCGATTTCAACTCCCATGTGCGTCCCGGGGCGGATGCCATGGCCTATGGTGCGGCGCTCGCACGGGAGATTGCCCACTATGGCGCGCTGCTGCCGGGCCGGCTGGTGACCAGCATCTTCTTCGGCGGCGGCACCCCGTCGCTCATGCCGCCCGCGGCGGTCGCGCTGGTGCTCGATGCCATCGCCGGGCACTGGCCGGTGGCGCCGGATGCGGAAATCACCCTGGAAGCCAACCCCACCAGTGTGGAGGCCGGCAATTTCCGCGGCTATGGCCAAGCCGGCGTCAACCGCCTGTCGCTCGGGGTGCAGGCCCTCGATGATGCTTCGCTAAGAGAGCTCGGCCGCGAGCACACGGTGGAGGAGGCGCTGGCCGCCCTCGACCTGGCGCAGTGCACCTTCGGACGGGTGTCCTTCGATCTGATCTATGCGCGCCCCGGCCAGACGGCGGAGGCCTGGCGGGGCGAGCTCGCGCGGGCGCTTGGCCGCCGCACCGAGCATCTCTCCCTCTACCAGCTGACGATCGAGCCGGGCACGCCTTTTGCCGCGCGGCACAAGCGCGGCACCCTGATCATTCCTGAGGATGAGGCGGCGCTCGAGCTTTACGAGATGACGCAAGCCTTGTGTAGCGCGGCCGGGCTGCCCGCCTATGAGGTGTCGAACCACGCGCGGCCGGGTGCGGAGTCCCGTCACAACCTGACCTATTGGCGCTACGGGGAATATGTGGGCGTAGGCCCCGGCGCCCATGGCCGGCTGGTGCTTGGCGATGGCCGGCATGCCTTGCAGGCGATACGCGCGCCGGCAGCTTGGCTGGCCGCTGTCCGCCGCGACGGCCACGGCATCGCAGACGATGTCCGCCTCACCCCGGAGGAAGCGGGCGAGGAATTCCTGCTCATGGGGCTGCGTCTCGGCGAGGGCGTTTCGCTCGACTGCTTCGAGGCGCTGAGCGGCCGGTATGTGCCGACGCAGGATCTAGCGCTGCTGGGCAATGAGGGCCTGATTACCTACGACCCGGCGCGCCGCCACGTGGCGGCCACTGCGCGCGGGCGGCAGGTGCTGAATGCCGTGATCGCGGCCATGATCGCCTCCGCCGCACGAGCCGAGGCTGCCTGAGCACCGTGGAGCGCGACCCGCTTTAGAGCGTCTCCGCCTTTCTTCGAATCGCGGAACCGCTCTAATTCTCGCTTGGTCGCATTTTCTTCACGCGAACCGATATCCACTTCGCGCGAAAATGCTCGAGATCGACCGCGAACCGCGCCGGACATGTCGCATAACGAAAACGCGGCCCCACGAGGAGGCCGCGTTCCCCAACTCGAAATTCTATCGAGCTCAGTAGCCGCCGAACCGGAAGGTCAGGCCAGCCTGCACCGTGTGGATGAACAGGTCGTCCTTCGTCTGAGCAGCATAGGCGTCCACGCCGCCCGGATAGACATAGGCACCGCTGTCCTTCAGCTTGGCATCGAGCGCGCCCTTGAAGCGGTAGCCGAGATCGAGATCGATGGCCTCGGACAGCGCCCACTTGATGCCGCCGCCAGCCTGGAAGGCAAAGTTGGTCGTGCTGTCGTCGATCCACTTCACGCCACCGACCTTGAGGCTCTGGTCGACGAAGGCCACACCGACACCACCGCCGATATAGGGCTTGAACAGGCCGCCCATGTTGAAGTCGTACCACAGGTTGGCCAGCACGAACGTGGCGCTGAGGTCGTCCTTCGCCTTGGCGCTTACGCCGAATTCGTCAACGAAGGTGTCGCCATCCACGTCGACGAT
This genomic stretch from Rhodoligotrophos defluvii harbors:
- a CDS encoding VOC family protein codes for the protein MRPAGILETVLYAADLDAAEAFYEKVLGLERVARVDDRHVFFACGNQMLLIFNPAVTRQPPKPGMLPVPPHGAEGQCHMCFRASRDELAQWQAHLEAHGVAIESVVDWPQGGRSIYFRDPAGNSIEFAEPRIWGFS
- the rdgB gene encoding RdgB/HAM1 family non-canonical purine NTP pyrophosphatase yields the protein MTARVLRDGRLVVATHNPGKLREIADLVRPLGIGTVSAGELGLPEPEETGDSFTANAVLKARAAAGAAALPALADDSGLSVDALGGAPGIYSARWAGPAKDFAMAMRNVEEQLQAQGALDPEQRRARFVCALALAWPDDHVQVFEGRVEGTLVWPPRGDRGFGYDPMFLPDGHVLTFGEMDPDEKHMISHRARAFKALTEHVLKAHRDE
- the hemW gene encoding radical SAM family heme chaperone HemW, translating into MSDLGETSFGVYVHWPFCRAKCPYCDFNSHVRPGADAMAYGAALAREIAHYGALLPGRLVTSIFFGGGTPSLMPPAAVALVLDAIAGHWPVAPDAEITLEANPTSVEAGNFRGYGQAGVNRLSLGVQALDDASLRELGREHTVEEALAALDLAQCTFGRVSFDLIYARPGQTAEAWRGELARALGRRTEHLSLYQLTIEPGTPFAARHKRGTLIIPEDEAALELYEMTQALCSAAGLPAYEVSNHARPGAESRHNLTYWRYGEYVGVGPGAHGRLVLGDGRHALQAIRAPAAWLAAVRRDGHGIADDVRLTPEEAGEEFLLMGLRLGEGVSLDCFEALSGRYVPTQDLALLGNEGLITYDPARRHVAATARGRQVLNAVIAAMIASAARAEAA
- a CDS encoding outer membrane protein — encoded protein: MRNMLYAGVAGAAMILGASGAFAADLYTPPPPEQVIAPAPVPVGGWYVGVFGGAAFPLSMDTEGAFYDESGPVTALYGFDGKTHFDTGWLVGGNIGYEMGNGLRGEIEVSYMQAGNDKLKGTFYEIVDVDGDTFVDEFGVSAKAKDDLSATFVLANLWYDFNMGGLFKPYIGGGVGVAFVDQSLKVGGVKWIDDSTTNFAFQAGGGIKWALSEAIDLDLGYRFKGALDAKLKDSGAYVYPGGVDAYAAQTKDDLFIHTVQAGLTFRFGGY